Proteins from a genomic interval of Stenotrophomonas sp. 24(2023):
- a CDS encoding polyhydroxyalkanoic acid system family protein, with translation MSTIDVRHAHSLPEPQARQAIEDVAAKLAERFGLKSSWRGDVLDFNGSGVDGAIELLPGAVRVSAKLGFLLSAMKGMVESEIQRVLKEKLG, from the coding sequence ATGTCCACCATTGATGTCCGCCACGCCCATTCCCTGCCCGAACCGCAGGCCCGCCAGGCCATCGAGGACGTCGCCGCCAAGCTGGCCGAGCGCTTCGGCCTGAAGTCCAGCTGGCGCGGCGATGTGCTGGATTTCAACGGCAGCGGCGTCGATGGGGCCATCGAACTGCTGCCCGGTGCGGTGCGCGTGAGCGCCAAGCTGGGCTTCCTGCTGTCGGCCATGAAGGGCATGGTGGAAAGCGAGATCCAGCGGGTGCTGAAGGAAAAGCTCGGCTGA
- a CDS encoding energy transducer TonB, producing MSASRSPSGKSFVLHIPRNSLKIAGIAFGVGVLLFVLVWLAGRRDNEFLQADPAAQTPQQGAEVAPLPEPLPAAAGSSDMPDAKPAPPPEEAPKLVETAPAPPPAAEPAPAPAPVPGTPVAADRPMPVPGQSPAPEYPPAALRRGETGSVVVRVDVDAGGQPTGTTLVQRSGSRDLDRAALDAVRQWRFTPAHSNGQPVPGSIEVPFDFKAGQ from the coding sequence ATGTCCGCGTCCCGCTCTCCGTCTGGCAAGTCCTTCGTCCTGCATATCCCGCGCAACAGCCTGAAGATCGCCGGCATCGCCTTCGGCGTGGGCGTGCTGCTGTTCGTGCTGGTCTGGCTGGCCGGGCGCCGCGACAACGAATTCCTGCAGGCCGACCCGGCCGCACAGACCCCGCAGCAGGGGGCCGAGGTGGCCCCGCTGCCCGAACCGCTGCCGGCGGCCGCCGGTTCCAGTGACATGCCCGATGCCAAGCCCGCGCCGCCGCCGGAAGAGGCACCGAAACTGGTGGAAACCGCGCCGGCCCCGCCGCCGGCCGCTGAACCCGCGCCGGCCCCGGCGCCCGTGCCAGGCACGCCGGTGGCCGCCGACCGTCCCATGCCGGTGCCGGGCCAGTCGCCGGCCCCGGAGTACCCGCCCGCTGCGCTGCGCCGTGGCGAGACCGGTTCGGTGGTGGTGCGCGTGGATGTGGATGCCGGCGGCCAGCCGACCGGCACCACCCTGGTCCAGCGCAGCGGCTCGCGTGATCTGGACCGCGCCGCGCTGGATGCGGTGCGCCAGTGGCGCTTCACCCCGGCGCACAGCAATGGCCAGCCGGTGCCGGGCAGCATCGAAGTGCCGTTCGATTTCAAGGCCGGTCAGTAA
- a CDS encoding FHA domain-containing protein produces MQNLLVHFSQQHHPDQPLKPGVQRIVRQANGSVRLGDGSHGALLLAQFCLDDRGLWLQVANGIRGIHVNGRPVRRMALLRAGDAVYVDGVEMVLQGEVDMPSQPPAPKDAGDDQMLLRGVGGLHHGRGYTLARPRVIGQGIDADIAIDEPGFASQHARVEVHGERVLLRDLGSSEGSRVNGLPVRHCWLQPGDQLVLEGQHRFVLEVPHDPRRRPLPVEEDVQPQADVPPAHLPPAKVRRWPWLLASALLLAAVLSLLLLFGAR; encoded by the coding sequence GTGCAGAACCTGCTTGTCCACTTCAGCCAGCAACACCACCCCGACCAGCCCTTGAAGCCGGGGGTGCAGCGCATCGTGCGCCAGGCCAACGGCAGCGTGCGGCTGGGCGATGGCAGCCATGGCGCCCTGCTGCTGGCGCAGTTCTGCCTGGATGATCGCGGCCTGTGGCTGCAGGTGGCCAATGGCATCCGTGGCATCCACGTCAACGGCCGCCCGGTGCGGCGCATGGCCCTGCTGCGTGCCGGTGATGCGGTGTACGTGGATGGCGTGGAAATGGTGCTGCAGGGCGAGGTGGACATGCCGTCCCAGCCGCCGGCCCCGAAGGATGCCGGCGATGACCAGATGCTGCTGCGCGGCGTGGGCGGCCTGCACCATGGCCGCGGCTACACGCTGGCCCGGCCGCGGGTGATCGGGCAGGGCATCGATGCGGACATCGCCATCGACGAGCCCGGTTTCGCCAGCCAGCATGCCCGGGTGGAAGTACACGGCGAGCGCGTGCTGCTGCGTGATCTGGGCAGCAGCGAGGGCAGTCGGGTCAACGGCCTGCCGGTGCGCCACTGCTGGCTGCAGCCGGGCGACCAGCTGGTGCTGGAAGGGCAGCATCGCTTCGTGCTGGAGGTACCGCACGACCCGCGCCGGCGCCCGCTGCCGGTGGAAGAGGACGTGCAGCCACAAGCCGACGTCCCTCCGGCGCACCTGCCCCCGGCCAAGGTACGCCGCTGGCCGTGGCTGCTGGCCAGTGCCCTACTGCTGGCCGCCGTGCTGAGCCTGCTGCTGCTGTTCGGCGCGCGCTGA
- the aroA gene encoding 3-phosphoshikimate 1-carboxyvinyltransferase, translating to MSNAQYWIARKGQPLQGALTIPGDKSVSHRAVMFAALADGTSTIEGFLEGEDTRATARIFSQLGVQVETPSPSRRVVHGVGIDGLQAPAAELDCGNAGTGMRLLAGLLAGQRFDCTLVGDESLSKRPMRRVTGPLAQMGARIDTRDDGTPPLHVHGGQPLQGIDFVSPVASAQVKSAVLLAGLYAQGETAVTEPHPTRDYTERMLSAFGVEIDFSPGKARLRGGQRLRATDIVVPADFSSAAFFLVAASIIPGSQLRLKQVGLNPRRTGLLQALRLMGADITEENPAVQGGEAVADLVVRYAPLKGAQIPEALVPDMIDEFPALFVAAAAAEGNTVVTGAAELRVKESDRLAAMATGLRTLGVQVDETADGATIHGGAVLGSGTIESHGDHRIAMAFAIAGQLSHGEVRINDIANVATSFPDFDGLARGAGFNLG from the coding sequence ATGAGCAACGCGCAGTACTGGATCGCCCGCAAGGGCCAGCCCCTGCAGGGCGCCCTGACCATTCCCGGCGACAAGTCGGTCTCGCACCGGGCGGTGATGTTCGCCGCACTGGCCGATGGCACCTCCACCATCGAAGGCTTCCTGGAAGGCGAAGACACCCGCGCCACCGCGCGCATCTTCAGCCAATTGGGCGTGCAGGTGGAAACCCCGTCGCCGTCGCGGCGCGTGGTGCACGGCGTCGGCATCGATGGCCTGCAGGCGCCGGCGGCGGAACTGGACTGTGGCAACGCCGGTACCGGCATGCGCCTGCTGGCCGGGCTGCTGGCCGGCCAGCGCTTCGACTGCACGCTGGTGGGTGATGAATCGCTGTCCAAGCGCCCGATGCGCCGCGTCACCGGCCCGCTGGCGCAGATGGGCGCGCGCATCGACACCCGTGACGACGGCACCCCGCCGCTGCACGTGCACGGCGGCCAGCCGCTGCAGGGCATCGATTTCGTGTCGCCGGTGGCCAGCGCGCAGGTGAAATCGGCCGTGCTGCTGGCCGGCCTGTACGCGCAGGGCGAAACCGCCGTCACCGAACCGCACCCGACCCGCGATTACACCGAGCGCATGCTCTCGGCCTTCGGCGTGGAGATCGACTTCTCGCCCGGCAAGGCCCGCCTGCGCGGCGGCCAGCGCCTGCGCGCCACCGATATCGTGGTGCCGGCCGACTTTTCCTCGGCGGCCTTCTTCCTCGTGGCCGCCAGCATCATTCCCGGCTCGCAGCTGCGCCTGAAGCAGGTGGGCCTGAACCCGCGCCGCACCGGCCTGCTGCAGGCACTGCGCCTGATGGGCGCGGACATCACCGAGGAAAACCCGGCGGTGCAGGGCGGTGAAGCGGTGGCCGATCTGGTGGTGCGTTACGCCCCGCTGAAGGGCGCGCAGATTCCCGAAGCGCTGGTGCCGGACATGATCGACGAGTTCCCCGCGCTGTTCGTCGCCGCTGCCGCGGCCGAGGGCAACACCGTGGTGACCGGCGCGGCCGAACTGCGGGTGAAGGAATCCGACCGCCTGGCAGCGATGGCCACCGGCCTGCGCACGCTGGGCGTGCAGGTGGATGAAACCGCCGACGGCGCCACCATCCACGGCGGTGCGGTGCTGGGCAGCGGCACCATCGAGAGCCATGGCGACCACCGCATCGCGATGGCCTTCGCCATTGCCGGCCAGCTCAGCCATGGCGAGGTGCGCATCAACGACATCGCCAATGTCGCCACCTCGTTCCCGGATTTCGACGGCCTGGCACGCGGCGCAGGCTTCAACCTGGGCTGA
- the serS gene encoding serine--tRNA ligase: MLDPALLRHQPADLAERLRSSRGFELDVSALESLEADRKRIQVRTQELQSLRNSRSKAIGQAKAKGEDVSAIMAEVAAFADELKASEVTLDELRAQIDAIAMGLPNLPAEDVPAGADENDNVEQARWGTPRTFDFKVLDHVELGARHKWLDGETAAKLSGSRFTVLRGPIARLHRALAQFMLDLHSGEHEYQETNVPVIVNADSLYGTGQLPKFEEDMFITHLGEQKRYLISTSEISLTNIVRDEIIDAERLPLRMTAHSLCFRSEAGSGGRDVRGMIRQHQFEKVELVSVCRPEDSDSEHQRMTRCAEVVLEKLGLPYRKVLLCTGDMGFSAVKTFDLEVWLPSQDTYREISSCSNTGDFQARRMQARWRNPATGKPELLHTLNGSGVAVGRAMIAVMENYQNADGSITVPDVLRPYMGGVETIG, from the coding sequence ATGCTCGATCCTGCCTTGCTCCGCCACCAGCCCGCCGACCTCGCCGAACGCCTGCGCAGCAGTCGTGGCTTCGAGCTCGACGTGTCTGCCCTGGAGTCCCTGGAGGCCGATCGCAAGCGCATCCAGGTGCGGACCCAGGAGCTGCAGAGCCTGCGCAACAGCCGCTCCAAGGCCATTGGCCAGGCCAAGGCCAAGGGCGAGGACGTCTCGGCCATCATGGCCGAAGTGGCCGCCTTCGCCGATGAACTGAAGGCCTCGGAAGTAACCCTGGACGAGCTGCGCGCGCAGATCGACGCCATCGCCATGGGCCTGCCGAACCTGCCGGCCGAGGACGTGCCGGCAGGCGCCGACGAGAACGACAATGTCGAACAGGCCCGCTGGGGCACCCCGCGTACGTTCGATTTCAAGGTGCTCGACCATGTCGAACTGGGCGCGCGCCACAAGTGGCTCGACGGCGAAACCGCCGCCAAGCTGTCCGGTTCGCGCTTCACCGTGCTGCGTGGCCCGATCGCCCGCCTGCACCGCGCGCTGGCCCAGTTCATGCTGGACCTGCACAGCGGCGAGCACGAGTACCAGGAAACCAACGTCCCGGTCATCGTCAACGCCGACAGCCTGTACGGCACCGGTCAGCTGCCCAAGTTCGAAGAGGACATGTTCATCACCCACCTGGGTGAGCAGAAGCGTTACCTGATTTCCACCTCGGAAATCTCGCTGACCAACATCGTGCGCGACGAGATCATCGACGCCGAGCGCCTGCCGCTGCGCATGACCGCCCATTCGCTGTGCTTCCGTTCCGAAGCCGGCAGCGGTGGCCGCGACGTGCGCGGCATGATCCGCCAGCACCAGTTCGAGAAGGTGGAACTGGTGTCGGTGTGCCGCCCGGAAGACAGCGACAGCGAACACCAGCGCATGACCCGCTGTGCCGAAGTGGTGCTGGAAAAGCTCGGCCTGCCGTACCGCAAGGTGCTGCTGTGCACCGGTGACATGGGCTTCTCGGCCGTGAAGACCTTTGACCTGGAAGTGTGGCTGCCCTCGCAGGACACTTACCGCGAAATCTCCTCGTGCTCCAACACCGGTGATTTCCAGGCCCGCCGCATGCAGGCCCGCTGGCGCAACCCCGCCACCGGCAAGCCGGAGCTGCTGCACACCTTGAACGGGTCGGGCGTGGCCGTGGGCCGCGCGATGATCGCGGTGATGGAGAACTACCAGAACGCCGATGGCAGCATCACCGTGCCGGACGTGCTGCGCCCGTACA
- a CDS encoding type II toxin-antitoxin system HicB family antitoxin, with amino-acid sequence MRYPALIEPGDESTAWGVVVPDLPGCFSAGDTLDEAIEAAEQAVLGWMDAALDAGRAIPRPSSPQQVAADAGREGNWILAYIYVDPAALDDTLERVNISLPRRILARLDAQAKAAGESRSSYIAHLAALG; translated from the coding sequence ATGCGATATCCAGCCTTGATTGAACCGGGCGATGAAAGCACGGCGTGGGGGGTGGTTGTGCCGGATCTGCCGGGCTGTTTTTCGGCCGGCGATACGCTCGATGAGGCCATCGAAGCGGCAGAGCAGGCCGTGCTTGGTTGGATGGATGCTGCGCTCGATGCCGGCCGGGCAATTCCACGCCCGTCATCCCCGCAACAGGTTGCAGCCGACGCCGGGCGTGAGGGGAACTGGATACTGGCGTACATCTACGTTGACCCGGCCGCGCTCGATGACACGCTGGAGCGTGTCAACATCAGCCTGCCGCGGCGGATCCTTGCCCGTCTGGATGCACAGGCCAAGGCGGCCGGTGAATCACGGTCCAGCTATATCGCGCACCTGGCCGCGCTGGGGTGA
- a CDS encoding type II toxin-antitoxin system HicA family toxin: MKSGDLIRELEAAGWTCRRIRGSHHVFRHPHLPYIITVPHPRKDLGKGLVQAVRKLAGLTQEVRCDIQP, encoded by the coding sequence ATGAAAAGCGGCGACCTCATCCGGGAGCTGGAGGCAGCAGGTTGGACCTGCCGCCGGATTCGTGGCTCCCATCATGTATTCAGGCATCCGCACCTGCCCTACATCATCACGGTGCCACACCCCCGCAAGGATCTGGGTAAAGGGCTGGTGCAGGCGGTGCGGAAGCTGGCAGGACTGACGCAGGAGGTCCGATGCGATATCCAGCCTTGA
- a CDS encoding phasin family protein: protein MNTYDHDDRHRDEEDKASFGEQAERFSRRFSDSAQQVWLAGLGALGRAQAEGGRFFDSLVKEGEAWEQRRRERHADQGPGWRDNVEQSLDEAREKASGTWTKVEKAFDDQVQGVLKRLHVPTADEFAALEARLDALNSRIARLENRAASPASGEPTPGSHQAPGAAP from the coding sequence ATGAACACCTACGATCATGACGACCGCCACCGCGATGAGGAAGACAAGGCATCCTTCGGCGAACAGGCCGAACGCTTCTCGCGCCGCTTCAGCGATTCGGCGCAGCAGGTCTGGCTGGCCGGGCTGGGCGCGCTGGGCCGTGCACAGGCCGAAGGGGGCCGTTTCTTCGATTCGCTGGTGAAGGAAGGCGAGGCCTGGGAACAGCGCCGCCGCGAGCGCCATGCCGACCAGGGCCCGGGCTGGCGCGACAACGTCGAGCAGTCGCTGGACGAGGCACGCGAAAAGGCCAGCGGCACCTGGACCAAAGTGGAAAAGGCGTTCGACGACCAGGTCCAGGGGGTGCTCAAGCGCCTGCATGTGCCCACCGCCGACGAATTCGCCGCGCTGGAAGCGCGCCTGGACGCGCTCAACAGCCGCATCGCCCGCCTGGAAAACCGCGCCGCCAGCCCTGCCAGCGGCGAGCCCACCCCGGGCAGCCATCAGGCGCCCGGCGCTGCACCCTGA
- the serC gene encoding 3-phosphoserine/phosphohydroxythreonine transaminase produces the protein MTRAFNFSAGPAMLPEAVLRQAQEEMLEWHGAGASIMEMSHRGPEFMAVAAEAEADLRRLLDVPDDYAVLFLPGGATTQQALLPLNFAAPGQRADYVLSGHWGKTAVKQAGPYVAAHIAASSEAGGFRDIPARAGWQLSADAAYVHITANETIHGVEFRDVPDVGDVPLVADFSSSIASEPLDVRRFGVIYAGAQKNLGPVGIGVVIVRRDLLERSGQPRADIFDYRSHAARDSMLNTPPTWNWYMAGLVFKWMLAEGGVVEFAKRNAAKAALVYAAIDASGGFYRNDVAPSVRSRMNIPFFLPSADLDARFVAESKAAGLLALKGHKAVGGIRASLYNAMPLAGAEALVAFMADFQQRHG, from the coding sequence ATGACGCGCGCGTTCAACTTCAGTGCCGGCCCTGCGATGTTGCCGGAAGCGGTCCTGCGCCAGGCGCAGGAAGAAATGCTGGAATGGCACGGCGCAGGCGCCTCGATCATGGAGATGAGCCACCGTGGCCCGGAATTCATGGCCGTGGCCGCCGAGGCCGAAGCCGATCTGCGCCGCCTGCTCGATGTTCCCGATGACTATGCCGTGCTGTTCCTGCCCGGCGGGGCGACCACCCAGCAGGCCCTGTTGCCGCTGAACTTCGCCGCTCCCGGCCAGCGTGCCGACTACGTGCTCAGTGGGCACTGGGGCAAGACCGCGGTCAAGCAGGCCGGGCCTTATGTGGCTGCCCACATCGCCGCCAGCAGCGAAGCCGGCGGCTTCCGTGACATTCCTGCCCGTGCCGGCTGGCAGCTCTCGGCCGATGCCGCCTACGTGCACATCACCGCCAACGAGACCATCCACGGCGTCGAATTCCGCGATGTACCGGACGTGGGCGATGTGCCGCTGGTGGCCGATTTCAGCTCATCCATCGCCAGCGAGCCGCTGGATGTGCGCCGCTTCGGTGTCATCTATGCCGGTGCGCAGAAGAACCTCGGCCCGGTCGGCATCGGCGTGGTGATCGTCCGCCGCGACCTGCTCGAACGCAGCGGCCAGCCGCGTGCGGACATCTTCGATTACCGCTCGCATGCCGCACGCGATTCGATGCTCAACACGCCGCCCACCTGGAACTGGTACATGGCCGGGCTGGTGTTCAAGTGGATGCTGGCCGAGGGCGGGGTGGTCGAATTCGCCAAGCGCAATGCCGCCAAGGCGGCGCTGGTGTATGCGGCCATCGATGCCTCCGGTGGCTTCTACCGCAACGACGTCGCACCGTCGGTGCGCTCGCGCATGAACATTCCCTTCTTCCTGCCCTCGGCCGATCTGGATGCGCGCTTCGTCGCCGAATCCAAGGCGGCCGGGCTGCTGGCACTGAAGGGGCACAAGGCAGTCGGTGGCATCCGTGCCTCGCTGTACAACGCCATGCCGCTGGCCGGGGCCGAGGCGCTGGTCGCCTTCATGGCCGATTTCCAGCAGCGTCACGGCTGA
- a CDS encoding restriction endonuclease → MFSWILALLLAVLSGGLATVYLWWFKRRRKEMQLGLQALAGMHWREFSTLVKRALHEQRGLHDVGDGQADSREPSSDFLLSDGPHRWLVSCKHGLAYRIGTAAVNELGAAARLAGAKGGLLITEGRVERDGLAAALKQGVDVLDGPRLWPLLQPYLPGDIESRVRATARNEALRRTAIALLGACTLGLLAGLGYQTTVAEREAPPVPEPAAAPVAPTAPAAPVATPSPLTAAPAPAVAPAATAGDDRSDPNPDAATLERYQRQLSHDLARQPGVASGVWLTRQTLAINRTGDIDAIWPLICDQVLHYPALRTVRIQLNARPGVEEPVRWRQCATM, encoded by the coding sequence ATGTTCTCCTGGATTCTGGCCCTGCTGCTGGCCGTGCTCTCCGGTGGCCTGGCCACCGTGTACCTGTGGTGGTTCAAGCGTCGCCGGAAGGAAATGCAACTGGGCCTGCAGGCATTGGCCGGCATGCACTGGCGCGAGTTCTCCACGCTGGTCAAGCGCGCACTGCACGAACAGCGTGGCCTGCACGACGTGGGCGACGGCCAGGCCGACAGCCGCGAGCCCAGCAGTGATTTCCTGCTCAGCGATGGCCCCCACCGCTGGCTGGTGTCGTGCAAGCACGGGCTGGCCTACCGCATCGGCACCGCAGCGGTGAACGAACTGGGGGCCGCTGCTCGGCTGGCCGGCGCCAAGGGCGGGCTGCTGATCACCGAAGGCCGGGTGGAGCGTGATGGCCTGGCTGCTGCGCTCAAGCAGGGCGTGGATGTGCTGGACGGTCCGCGCCTGTGGCCGCTGCTGCAGCCCTACCTGCCCGGCGACATCGAAAGCCGCGTGCGCGCCACGGCGCGCAATGAAGCGCTGCGCCGTACCGCCATCGCCCTGCTGGGGGCCTGCACGCTGGGCCTGCTGGCAGGCCTGGGTTACCAGACCACCGTGGCGGAACGGGAGGCACCGCCGGTGCCCGAGCCGGCCGCCGCCCCCGTGGCGCCCACCGCACCGGCCGCGCCCGTGGCAACGCCCTCCCCGCTCACGGCCGCCCCGGCACCGGCCGTCGCGCCGGCCGCCACTGCAGGCGATGACCGCTCCGACCCGAACCCCGATGCCGCCACGCTGGAACGCTACCAGCGGCAGCTGTCCCATGACCTGGCCCGGCAACCCGGCGTGGCCAGTGGCGTCTGGCTGACCCGGCAGACCCTGGCCATCAACCGCACCGGTGACATCGACGCCATCTGGCCGCTGATCTGCGACCAGGTGCTGCACTACCCCGCGCTGCGTACCGTGCGCATCCAGCTCAATGCCCGCCCCGGTGTGGAAGAGCCCGTGCGCTGGCGCCAGTGCGCGACGATGTGA
- the hutC gene encoding histidine utilization repressor, producing MTVRKSATLNQRIRSDLESRILSGEWAPGFRIPFEHELMEQYGCSRMTVNKVLTALAESGMIERRRRAGSFVARQPPHLEQVALEIPDIAMEVGSRGHQYGYRLLRRELRAAEAGNAGEEELAGGDRLLAMRCLHLADGRPLALEHRLISPVGVPEVLAVDFEVTAPGSWLLQNVSWTRAQHRISAWGADAASAKLLAVPQGTACLVIERLTWRGDQPITRVRQMFLGDAWDLVARFAPGGR from the coding sequence GTGACCGTCCGCAAGTCCGCCACGCTCAACCAGCGCATCCGCAGCGACCTGGAAAGCCGCATCCTCAGCGGCGAATGGGCGCCGGGCTTCCGCATTCCGTTCGAGCACGAGCTGATGGAACAGTACGGCTGCTCGCGGATGACGGTGAACAAGGTGCTGACCGCGCTGGCCGAGAGCGGCATGATCGAGCGCCGTCGCCGCGCCGGTTCATTCGTGGCGCGCCAGCCACCGCACCTGGAGCAGGTGGCGCTGGAGATTCCCGACATCGCCATGGAAGTCGGTTCGCGGGGGCACCAGTACGGCTACCGCCTGCTGCGCCGCGAGCTGCGTGCTGCCGAAGCGGGCAACGCCGGTGAGGAGGAACTGGCCGGCGGCGACAGGCTGCTGGCGATGCGCTGCCTGCACCTGGCCGATGGTCGGCCGCTGGCACTGGAGCATCGCCTGATCAGCCCGGTCGGGGTGCCGGAGGTGCTGGCGGTCGATTTCGAGGTGACCGCGCCGGGCAGCTGGCTGCTGCAGAACGTGTCCTGGACCCGCGCCCAGCATCGCATCAGCGCCTGGGGCGCCGACGCCGCCAGCGCCAAGCTGCTGGCGGTGCCACAGGGCACCGCGTGCCTGGTGATCGAGCGCCTGACCTGGCGCGGCGACCAGCCGATCACCCGGGTGCGGCAGATGTTCCTGGGCGATGCGTGGGATCTGGTGGCGCGCTTCGCGCCGGGTGGACGCTGA
- a CDS encoding energy transducer TonB yields MNATHAHDINGTVHHQRDGDPQENRRSTSPWLWMALILAMFAAALVWLRVANHDDVAPAPVGDRMLPATETPATTASGTTPRQAAPANSTARKALPAVRSREARPLASNTKPTYPPAALRNGVQGSVVASLNVDTRGNVTEAAIVSRTGERSRDLDRAVLSTVRDWKFQPAMQDGRSVASVVRVPVDFRTER; encoded by the coding sequence ATGAATGCCACCCATGCCCATGACATCAACGGCACTGTCCATCACCAGCGCGATGGCGATCCGCAGGAAAACCGCCGGTCGACATCGCCCTGGTTGTGGATGGCGCTGATCCTGGCGATGTTCGCCGCAGCGCTGGTCTGGCTGCGCGTAGCCAACCATGACGACGTGGCCCCGGCGCCCGTCGGCGACCGCATGCTGCCGGCAACGGAAACGCCGGCAACCACCGCATCGGGTACGACCCCGCGCCAGGCGGCACCGGCCAACAGCACCGCCCGCAAGGCCCTCCCGGCGGTGCGCAGCCGCGAGGCCCGCCCGCTGGCCAGCAACACCAAGCCGACCTACCCGCCGGCTGCCCTGCGCAATGGCGTGCAGGGCAGCGTTGTCGCCAGCCTGAACGTGGATACGCGCGGCAATGTCACCGAGGCGGCGATCGTGTCGCGTACCGGCGAACGCAGCCGCGATCTGGACCGCGCCGTACTGAGCACGGTACGCGACTGGAAGTTCCAGCCGGCCATGCAGGATGGTCGCAGCGTGGCCAGCGTGGTGCGCGTGCCGGTGGATTTCCGTACCGAGCGTTGA
- the pheA gene encoding prephenate dehydratase — MASKPAKKATKKAGPVKAKATPVPTQAPLALADVRAKIDQIDRDIQGLIAERAQFAHQVGKAKGKLAAAVDYYRPEREAQVLRMVVDRNEGPLSDELLVHVFREIMSACLAQQEPLKIGYLGPEGTFSQQAVLKHFGRSALGLPMASIEEVFQEVEAGNADFGVVPVENSGQGTIQITLDMFLTSNLKICGEVELRVQQYLMSRSGRIEDIERIYAHPQSFMQTSAWLRANLPKAEKIPVSSNAEGARRARNADDAAAIGGESAGHVYGLKKVVTKPIQNDADNTTRFLVVGRNIFPTSGHDRTSVLVFIHDKPGALFDVLSPFARHGISMNRIESRPSHHGKWEYGFFIDLAGHIDDAPMQAALAELEAHSAQIKILGSYPVAVP; from the coding sequence ATGGCAAGCAAACCCGCCAAGAAGGCGACAAAGAAGGCCGGACCGGTCAAGGCCAAGGCAACGCCGGTTCCCACCCAGGCGCCGCTGGCGCTGGCCGATGTGCGCGCCAAGATCGACCAGATCGACCGCGACATCCAGGGCCTGATCGCCGAGCGCGCGCAGTTCGCCCACCAGGTCGGCAAGGCCAAGGGCAAGCTGGCCGCCGCCGTCGACTACTACCGCCCCGAGCGCGAAGCGCAGGTGCTGCGCATGGTGGTGGACCGCAACGAGGGCCCGCTCAGCGATGAGCTGCTGGTGCATGTGTTCCGCGAGATCATGTCCGCCTGCCTGGCCCAGCAGGAACCGCTGAAGATCGGCTACCTCGGCCCGGAAGGCACCTTCAGCCAGCAGGCCGTGCTCAAGCACTTCGGCCGCTCGGCGCTGGGCCTGCCCATGGCCAGCATCGAAGAAGTGTTCCAGGAAGTGGAAGCGGGCAACGCCGATTTCGGCGTGGTGCCGGTGGAAAATTCGGGGCAGGGCACCATCCAGATCACCCTGGACATGTTCCTGACCTCCAACCTGAAGATCTGCGGTGAAGTGGAACTGCGCGTGCAGCAGTACCTGATGTCGCGCAGTGGCCGCATCGAGGACATCGAGCGCATCTACGCCCACCCGCAGTCGTTCATGCAGACCTCGGCGTGGCTGCGTGCCAACCTGCCCAAGGCCGAGAAGATTCCGGTATCCAGCAATGCCGAAGGCGCGCGCCGCGCCCGCAATGCCGACGATGCCGCCGCCATCGGTGGCGAAAGCGCCGGCCACGTGTACGGCCTGAAGAAGGTCGTCACCAAGCCGATCCAGAACGATGCCGACAACACCACCCGCTTCCTGGTGGTGGGCCGCAACATCTTCCCCACCTCCGGCCATGACCGCACCTCGGTGCTGGTGTTCATCCATGACAAGCCCGGCGCGCTGTTCGATGTGCTCAGTCCGTTTGCCCGCCATGGCATCAGCATGAACCGCATCGAGTCGCGCCCCTCGCACCACGGCAAGTGGGAATACGGCTTCTTCATCGACCTGGCCGGCCACATCGACGATGCGCCGATGCAGGCTGCGCTGGCCGAGCTGGAAGCGCATTCGGCGCAGATCAAGATTCTCGGTTCCTATCCGGTGGCCGTGCCCTGA